The stretch of DNA ATCCACTCCATTGTTCGGAATTTCGCCTACATTCTGCCAAATATTTACCGCCAAATCGGGATGTGTGGTTTCTACGGCATCATCTACGATTGCGACTACAATGTTGGCACTGCCTTTCACAAAATCCCAAGCGGTTTGGGCTTGAATTTTAGAAAGATTCCACTGCGAAGGATGTAGGTCATTGGGCGTGTAGAAGGTTTGATAGATAGGGATTTGTTCGACATATTCGATATAGGAAAGAGCTGCAATTTGGGTGAGGAGTTGTTGGGTAAGTTGGGTATTTTTGAAGTGGATTCGGTAGGTTTTGTCCATTTTTTGAAGGCTTGGAAAAGCGGGTTGGATGGCTTCAATTTGGTATTTTTTGAAGGGTAAGACTTGTTTCAATTGAAGGAGGTTTTTCTTTTCCTTCAATTTTAGGAGGAGTTGTCCTGAAACCCTCCCCTGCCCCTCCCAAAGGGAGGGGTTTTTCCACGCCTTGTTTCCCCTCCCTTTGGGAGGGGCTATAAAGGAGTTCTTCCACGCCTTGTTTCCCCTCTCTTTGGGAGAAGTTAGAAAGGAGTTCTTCCACTCCTTGTTTCCCCTCTCTTTGGGAGAAGTTAGAAAGGGGGTTTTCGACTCTTTGTTTCCCCTCCCTTTGGGAGAGGCTATAAAGGAGTTCTTCCACTCCTTGTTTTCCCTCCCTTTGGGAGGGGTTAGGGGAGGGTTTGGACACCAATTGAAGTTAATTTCTTGATTTGCCGTACATATTTCGTAGCAGTCATTGGCGTTCGCAAATTGCAACATGAAGCAGCAAGTTAATAGCAGGTATATTCTTGTAAGCATCGTATTTTTCATGGTTGAGAAGAAGGAATATAAGCATTTTTTGGGAAGATGAGAACATAAAATTTAGCGAAAACTTTGTCAATGAAACATCCCGATTTGTCGGTGACGGTTGCAAACCTTGACAATAGTTGAAGCGGAAACGGAGAATCAGAGAGATAGAGAGATTTTTTTGTTTATTATTTCACTAACATCCAAAGCCTCTATCAAGAATCTCCAGTTTTCTGCATCCACTTCCAAAAAATCACCGCCCCCACAACATAAGCCACCACATCCAAAATATCGCCTCTATAATTCGCTGAAAAATAAGGCAAAACTACTTCAAAGGCAAGACTGAAATAGGCAAGGGCAAAGACTATTTGGAGGGGAGTGAAGCGGTAATTGGGGTTTTGGTAGATTTCTCGGAGGAGGAAAAGGATGATGGTCAGGACGATTGGGAAACAAAGTAGGTCGTCTAAATAGGCGTGGATGTAGGGGAGGAAAATTTGCTGGGATTCCAAAAACTGATTGAAAATGAATAAGAAACAAGCAAGAATAAAAAGAGGGCAGCGGAGTAAATTCATGGTCGAATGTAGAGTGAAATTAGGAAGATAAAAAAGCGATGAGCCAAATAAAAAAGGACAACAAACCAAAGTAAATCACCTGAACAGTCAAAATCATTCGCTTCAATGCTTTGACAATCAAATGGTCAGTGGGATGGATTTTCACCCACCCCAAGTCATATAGGGAATGTGATTCTCGTTTTAAGGCTTGTTTGTGGCGTTCTTCTTCCATGATTTCCCCACAATGTTGACACACGTATTTATTCCCATCCGTCCATTCACCGCATACATCACATTTTTTTTGCCAGTGTTCTAATTCACTCATTATTTTAAACTGTTTTAGTAGTAAGTGAACACCACTTTGAGGAGTTGGGTTTGATAAAATTGAATGTTTTTTGTTTTCAAACCCGCATTTTCACTAATTTTAGCCCATGAAAATTCTACAAATCTGCAAAAAGTCCTTATATCCTGCCAAAGATGGTGAAGCAATCGCTATTCGCACGATTACCAAAGGTTTGTACGAAGCAGGGCATGAGGTGACAGTCTTGACGATTGCGACCTATAAACATCCCTTTGACAAAGAAAAACTGCCCAATTCCCTTCAACAGATAGCCCATTTTGACAGCACTTTTGTCAATACCAACATTTCTTCCATTGCAGCTTTTGTAAATCTATTTTCTTCAAAGTCTTACAGTATTCAACGCTTCTACAACACTGATTTTGAAGCCCAAATCATTGATTATTTGCAGCAAACGGATTTTGATGTGGTGCATTTGGAAGGCGTTTATTTGGCGACTTATATTCCTGCGATTCGCCAAAACTGCAAAGCACCGATTGTGATGCGGGCGCACAATTTGGAGTTTGAGATTTGGGAGCGATTGGCTGCCGAACAGACGAATCCTTTGAAATGGTGGTACATGACTTTATTGGCAAAACGCATGAAAAAATTTGAATTGGATAGCCTGCAATTGTACGATGGATTGGTGCCGATTTCGGTGGTTGATGAACGGCAATGGAAAGACTTTGGGTTTTCAAAACCTTGTTGGACGATGGCGGGGAGTATTGATTTGAAGGACTATCCTTTGGCTGAAAAAACTATTGTTGATGTTCCTTCGGTATTTTTTATTGGTTCATTGGATTGGATGCCGAATATTGAAGGACTGCAATGGTTTTTTGGAGAAGTTTGGAGTCAGGTCATTGAAGTGTTTCCTGACCTTCAATGTTTTATTGCAGGGAGAAATGCACCTGATTGGTTTTTGAAGCAGCAGATTCCGAATGTGGTTTTTGTGGGAGAAGTACCGAATGCGGTTGAGTTTATGCAGTCAAAAGGGGCGATGATTTGCCCGCTTTTTTCGGGTAGTGGAATGCGTATCAAAATCATTGAAGCGATGGCTTTGGCGAAACCGATTGTGGCGACAAGTATTGCAGCAGAGGGAATCAATTGCAGTTCGGGTGAAAATATTTTGATGGCAGATTTGCCAAAAGCGTTTGCGGGGGCTTTGTTGAAATGTGTGGAGAGTGAAATTTTCGCAGGGAAAATTGGAGAGAATGCGAGGGAGTTTGTTGTGAGGGAGCATGATACAAGAGAATTGATTGAAGGGTTGGTGGGTTTTTATGAGGGGGTGATTGGCGGGAAATAATTGGTGTAAATCACTATGAAGGAATATAAACAATTAAGTGCTTTTCTCTTGTTTCAAATAACGACAACATACGAAGAAATGCTTTTCCTATTGAACACAACTGTTCCCAAATTATTGACTCCCAAATCCAGTTCAGCCTCCTTTTGATTGGCAGTTTGAAAGCTCGGAGTGGCAACTTCATAGACTACTTCAATGACATATCGACCATATTTGAGATGAAGCAGATTGACTCTATTTTTCTTTCTCACCCACCATCAAAAAATAGATTCCCCTCCCATAAGTCGCTGCCACCAATTTTCCCGTTTTTTCGTGCAAATCTAAATCCATGACCGGTACATTCGGCAAATTGCTGCCCAACATTCCCCAAGATTGCCCTAAATTATGAGTCACAAACACGCCCAAATCAGAAGCCACATACAAAGTCTGTTCATCTTTGGGATCTATAACCACCGCATTGATAGGAGCTTCGGGAATATTACTCGAAATATCTATCCACGTTTTGCCACCATCTTCGGTACGAAAAATGTGGGGTGTATAATCTGCCTGCCGATATCCTGAAAAAGTCAAATAGGCAATATTCGGGTTTTTGTGATTTACTGCAATAGCCGATACCCAGCGTTTGGGTAGGCTTTGCGAGAGAAAAGCCCATGTTTTGCCGCCATCCTGCGTATTCCAAACATTTCCATCATCTGTACCGACATACAGCACTTCCGTTTGACTCGCTGCTACTGCAATGGTCGTAATCGTTCCATACATCAAATTACCCGTGCTTGGACCATCCGTCATGTCACTACTCATTGGTTTCCAAGACAAACCTCGGTCATAAGATTTGTATAAGCGGTTTGCTCCAAAATACAAAATCCGTACATCTTCCAAATCTTGTACAATAGGCGTATTCCAGTTTTTGCGGTCAAAAGGGTCAATCCCTTCCATACATGGCACGAAAGTATCACCACCATCAACCGCCCGATACCAGTTGCCGTATTGATGTCCTGCGTAAATATAATCACTGTTTTCGTGGTCAACCAAGACCTGAAAACCATCTCCCGACAAAATCTGCTCCCACTTATTAGGAGCTGCAAAACCCGTTCGAATGACGCCATTATCTTGTGATCCACCATATAATTTATCTGGGTTCTTAGGGTCAATCGCACAACTGTAAAACTGGGTAATGGGTAGATTTTGAAGGTGTTGCCAAGTTTCGCCACCATCCATTGAAGTATGAACACCGCCATCATTGCCCGACACCAAAAACTGACTGTTTTGAGGATGAATCACCAAACCATGTTGGTCCACATGCACACCTTGTTCTGCAGAGGTGTTGAGCCAAGTTTCTCCGCCATCTACCGACTTCCAAATATCCAAACCCAAAGCATACACGATGTCAGGATTGTTGGGGTCAATTCGAATATTGCCAAACCACCAACCATAAGTGATGTACATTTCCACCAAATCTTTGTCGTTTACTTGCCGCCAAGAATCGCCATGATTGTCTGTGCGAAAAA from Chitinophagales bacterium encodes:
- a CDS encoding glycosyltransferase family 4 protein, with product MKILQICKKSLYPAKDGEAIAIRTITKGLYEAGHEVTVLTIATYKHPFDKEKLPNSLQQIAHFDSTFVNTNISSIAAFVNLFSSKSYSIQRFYNTDFEAQIIDYLQQTDFDVVHLEGVYLATYIPAIRQNCKAPIVMRAHNLEFEIWERLAAEQTNPLKWWYMTLLAKRMKKFELDSLQLYDGLVPISVVDERQWKDFGFSKPCWTMAGSIDLKDYPLAEKTIVDVPSVFFIGSLDWMPNIEGLQWFFGEVWSQVIEVFPDLQCFIAGRNAPDWFLKQQIPNVVFVGEVPNAVEFMQSKGAMICPLFSGSGMRIKIIEAMALAKPIVATSIAAEGINCSSGENILMADLPKAFAGALLKCVESEIFAGKIGENAREFVVREHDTRELIEGLVGFYEGVIGGK